The window CTCCAGACAGGCCGCCGCCAGCAGCACCAGCCGACTGCGGTCCCGCTCGTTCTCGTCGGCCCGGCGCAGCAACTCCCTCAGCAGATGGGCCCGTTCGTCGGGTCTGGCGTGGCCGACCGCCATCCGGACCACGTCGTCCCAGGTGTCCTCGTGCGCGTTGCGCACCAGCACGCCGAAGTCCCGGGACTCCACGGCCGCCTTCGCCCCCAGGTAGTCCTGGAAGACGCGGTGCACGAACTGCACGGAGTCCGGGACCGGTTCCCGCAGCAGGCCGGAGCGGATCAGCAGGTGCCGGAACACCTTGCGCGCACTGCCCTGCGCCCGGACCTGCGGCATCGCGTCGAGCCACTCGCCGACCATCTCGATCGCCTCCTCGAAGGAGGCCACCAACTGCCCGTTGCGGATCAGCCAGTACGCCAGTCGCTGGAGCAGCACCGTCTGCTCGTCCCGGCTGAGGTAGACCCCCTCGACCCCCGCTATGTCCCGCTCGGTGTCCCGGCGGACCAGGAGCATGTCCAACGCGGCGTCGTACAGCTCCTTGCGGGCCCGCGGCAGGTGCATCCGGCGGTCCCGGTTCAGGGCGCACAGCAGGGCGCACATCAGCGGGTTGGTGGCCAGCCGGCCCAGGTCCCGGCGCGTGCTCACCGCCTGGATGAGCGACTTCTCGTACGTGTCGAGCTGCTCCCGCTCCTGCCCGGAGACGCCCTCCGCGCGGGCGGAGTCGTGCCAGTGCGTGATGAAGGCCCCGACGCCGTCCCGCTCCATGGGCAGCAGCGACAGGGGGGAGAAGCCGTGCCCGGTCAGCCAGTCCTCCGGGACGGCCGAGGGACGGGTGGTGATCACGAACCGGGCCGTGGGATAGGCGATGAGCAGGGCCCGGAGCCAGGTCTCCGTCCGGTCGCGCAGGCGGGGCGGGACCTCGTCCACCCCGTCGACCAGGACCAGCGCCCGCCCGGCGGAGAGCAGGGACTCCACCCAGCCGTCCGGCGCCCGCAGCGGCACCCCGGTCGCGCTCAGCCAGTCCTGCGGCATCGGCAGCCCCGCGGGGGAGTTGAAGGACCGCAGCGGCAGGACGAACGGGACCAGGAGGTTCCAGTCCCGCAGGCCCGGGCCGAAGGTGCGGCGGGCCGAGTTCAGGGCCAGCCACTGCACGAGGGTGCTCTTGCCCGAGCCCGCCGGACCGCGCAGCAGCACCCGCTCGGAGGCACCCAGGGCCAGTTCGGTGCTCATCGGGGTGGCCCGGCCCGGCTCCTCCAACTGCTCGCCGCTGACCGCCAGGCTGATGTACGCCCGGTCCAGCGGCCACTCCCGGCGGGCCTGGCTGAAGGTGAGCCCGAACAACTGGAGCCGCCCGTGCGCCTCGGCGATGTACCGGCCGTACCGCTCCTCGAAGGCGAGCGCCGCGCCGTCGCCGGTCTGTGCGAGCCGGTCCACCGCCCGGGCCAACTCGGCCATCCTGCGGACCAGTTCCACGTCCGCCCGGGCCGAGAAGCCCGGCAGGGTCGTCGCGTACTCCACCACGTGCGTGCAGCACAGTTCGACGAGCCGGCGGTGCACGGACTGCGCGGCCTCGCTCAGGCCCGCCGCGCGCGGCGAGGGGATCGCCGCCGCCAGGGCCGCCGGTCGCAGGTCCGCGGCGAAGAGGGCGTCCGCGTCCAGCCGGCCCACCGCGGCGAAGGTGTCGG of the Streptomyces sp. NBC_01426 genome contains:
- a CDS encoding NACHT domain-containing protein, with the translated sequence MTGFETVLLRVAGTAATTLLKSLLARAPGAGLTADPVRPAGRLRRPTELGDPEIRRLTRTLASRLGEETARLPDHERSAVVDSVADTFAAVGRLDADALFAADLRPAALAAAIPSPRAAGLSEAAQSVHRRLVELCCTHVVEYATTLPGFSARADVELVRRMAELARAVDRLAQTGDGAALAFEERYGRYIAEAHGRLQLFGLTFSQARREWPLDRAYISLAVSGEQLEEPGRATPMSTELALGASERVLLRGPAGSGKSTLVQWLALNSARRTFGPGLRDWNLLVPFVLPLRSFNSPAGLPMPQDWLSATGVPLRAPDGWVESLLSAGRALVLVDGVDEVPPRLRDRTETWLRALLIAYPTARFVITTRPSAVPEDWLTGHGFSPLSLLPMERDGVGAFITHWHDSARAEGVSGQEREQLDTYEKSLIQAVSTRRDLGRLATNPLMCALLCALNRDRRMHLPRARKELYDAALDMLLVRRDTERDIAGVEGVYLSRDEQTVLLQRLAYWLIRNGQLVASFEEAIEMVGEWLDAMPQVRAQGSARKVFRHLLIRSGLLREPVPDSVQFVHRVFQDYLGAKAAVESRDFGVLVRNAHEDTWDDVVRMAVGHARPDERAHLLRELLRRADENERDRSRLVLLAAACLEHAPELDPEVWHEVETRTAHLLPPRSAAQAEELAKAGELVLELLPEPADLTEDEAAATIRTAALVGGDRALQVIAGFRSDDRYEVVHELSDSWGRFPNEAYADAVLSGAPVREGHLHLRTAEQLATYERLRHIHRVHLTWDGPIPPAIRDRRDLEWLVMHRNPGLTDLSPLAGHPTLRHLGCWTVRR